Proteins encoded within one genomic window of Bombus pyrosoma isolate SC7728 linkage group LG13, ASM1482585v1, whole genome shotgun sequence:
- the LOC122574121 gene encoding dihydrofolate reductase isoform X1: MNLNLISAACEGMGIGIKGTLPWRLKNEMAFFTSMTTNTKDPNKKNVVLMGRRTWECIPKKYKPLKNRINIVLTSQPLDYGDDAIVCKSIPHALEVIKKPTLKDQVEGIWVIGGSSVYKAAMESPNFHRLYLTRIKKHFVCDTFFPAIPNNFVLIVDPNIPQGVQEENDIQFVYEVYEKK; the protein is encoded by the exons ATgaacttaaatttaatttcggcAGCATGTGAGGGGATGGGTATTGGTATAAAAGGAACATTACCATGGAGACTTAA AAATGAAATGGCATTCTTTACGTCTATGACAACGAATACGAAAGAcccaaataaaaagaatgttgTTTTAATGGGACGAAGGACGTGGGAATGTATTCCAAAGAAGTACAAACcattaaaaaatcgaataaacaTAGTACTTACGTCACAGCCTTT AGATTACGGGGACGATGCGATAGTATGCAAAAGTATTCCACATGCTCTCGAAGTTATTAAAAAACCTACATTAAAAGATCAAGTCGAAGGTATATGGGTAATAGGTGGAAGTTCCGTATACAAG GCAGCAATGGAATCTCCGAACTTTCACCGATTATATTTgacaagaataaaaaaacattttgtcTGTGATACCTTTTTCCCAGCTATtcctaataattttgttttgatAGT TGATCCTAACATTCCTCAGGGCGTTCAAGAAGAAAACGATATACAATTTGTATATGAAGTgtatgaaaagaaatag
- the LOC122574121 gene encoding dihydrofolate reductase isoform X2 encodes MNLNLISAACEGMGIGIKGTLPWRLKNEMAFFTSMTTNTKDPNKKNVVLMGRRTWECIPKKYKPLKNRINIVLTSQPLDYGDDAIVCKSIPHALEVIKKPTLKDQVEGIWVIGGSSVYKAAMESPNFHRLYLTRIKKHFVCDTFFPAIPNNFVLIVRPLHLTTTKNM; translated from the exons ATgaacttaaatttaatttcggcAGCATGTGAGGGGATGGGTATTGGTATAAAAGGAACATTACCATGGAGACTTAA AAATGAAATGGCATTCTTTACGTCTATGACAACGAATACGAAAGAcccaaataaaaagaatgttgTTTTAATGGGACGAAGGACGTGGGAATGTATTCCAAAGAAGTACAAACcattaaaaaatcgaataaacaTAGTACTTACGTCACAGCCTTT AGATTACGGGGACGATGCGATAGTATGCAAAAGTATTCCACATGCTCTCGAAGTTATTAAAAAACCTACATTAAAAGATCAAGTCGAAGGTATATGGGTAATAGGTGGAAGTTCCGTATACAAG GCAGCAATGGAATCTCCGAACTTTCACCGATTATATTTgacaagaataaaaaaacattttgtcTGTGATACCTTTTTCCCAGCTATtcctaataattttgttttgatAGT